GGTCGCTGTGATAGCAAAGTCACGCAGAGAACGGCAAAACGTGGCGCTTTTCGATCGATTCGGCCCTGAGAATATGTGCCGCGATTGCGGGTTGGGAGAAATCCAAAGCGCAAGCGCGAACTTGAGTTACAGCGGATGTGACTTACTCAATAACGGCGGTTTGCCGCGTACCGTTGGCCAAGGTGTCCAACGCGGCATAGCAAATGCATCCCTCCAAAGCGTTGCCCGAGTGGCTGTCACAAATTTTAAGGCGCGGTGTCTTTCAGAATGTGACAAACGTCCGGCAAAAACCAACTAAGAGTCATCAACAAGTGTAAGGAATTGCTCGACACCCGGTATCTGATGGTGAGAGAGAACAAACGTTGATCTGCAAGCGTAAGTGAGTGCAGGAGTTCGGCGGTTAGTGAGCAAGAGGCTCACTGGCAAGAGGCGGACCCAATCGATCAGTCGGCGGCAGGAGGCCAGGAACAGTCGGCGGATCGGAAAATCCCGGCCATAAACCGGGTAGAATAGAGGCTTATCATGCATGCCAGTTATGTCAACTCGTCCCTCAAGCAGCTGCGAGACCAGCAGGTTCGCTTCGCGCCTCGGGAAAAGAAAATCGAACAAGTAAACCGGGCCGAACGGCTCCTCGCCGAGATGGACCGGGAACGCAACTATACGTACGAGTACCTCTGTTTCCGCATTACGGACTATCGCCCCGAAGCGACTCCGAGCGTGGTGATGGACGGGAAAGACGCCATTCACGATCTCCGGCTGTTTGTCGAAGACGTATCTGACGCCGCCAACATCCCCGTCGGCGATGCCGGCGAGCCGGTGCACACCGTCGAAGAACTCAGCAAGCTCTTCAAGGTTTCGACCAAGACCATCGCGCGTTGGCGTGAGCAGGGTCTGGTGAGCCGTCGTTTTGTGTTCGAAGGACGTCGCAAACGCGTGGGTTTCCTGCGCAGCAGCGTCGAACGCTTCATGACCCAGAACGAAGAGAAGATCAAACGCGGCGAAAAGTTTAGCCAGCTGACCGAAATCGAGAAGACCGAGATCATCGATCGCGCTCGTCGCCTGGCGACGGCTGGCGGTTGCCCCTCGGAAGTTGCTCGCCGCGTCGCGAAGCGGATGAACCGGAGCGTCGAAACGATTCGTTACACCCTGCGAAACTTCGATCAGCAGAATCCCCATCTGGCCATTTTCCCGGACCAGACGGGCCTGTTGTCGGACGAGCAGAAGCAGCGGATCTATCAGCAAGCCAAACGCGGTGATTCGATCGACGTGCTCGCCAAGCGGTACTGCCGCACGCGGACCACGGTCTATCGTGTGCTGAACGAAGTTCGCGCCAAGCGGATTTTGGAACTGCCGCTCGAATACATGCACCACGAAAGCTTCACGCCCGAGAACGAAAAAGAGTTCTTTGGCCCGATGCCGGTGCCAGAAACCCCGACGCGCAAGCTGCGCAGCCCGAGTGGATTGCCGCCGTACCTGGCTGCTCTCTAC
This region of Anatilimnocola floriformis genomic DNA includes:
- a CDS encoding sigma-70 family RNA polymerase sigma factor, which encodes MHASYVNSSLKQLRDQQVRFAPREKKIEQVNRAERLLAEMDRERNYTYEYLCFRITDYRPEATPSVVMDGKDAIHDLRLFVEDVSDAANIPVGDAGEPVHTVEELSKLFKVSTKTIARWREQGLVSRRFVFEGRRKRVGFLRSSVERFMTQNEEKIKRGEKFSQLTEIEKTEIIDRARRLATAGGCPSEVARRVAKRMNRSVETIRYTLRNFDQQNPHLAIFPDQTGLLSDEQKQRIYQQAKRGDSIDVLAKRYCRTRTTVYRVLNEVRAKRILELPLEYMHHESFTPENEKEFFGPMPVPETPTRKLRSPSGLPPYLAALYEVPLLAREQEMHLFRKFNFLKHKAKTLRDQLNPAAARTSEMNEIENLYEEAVKVKNEIVQANLRLVVSIAKRHVSGTEDFFSLVSDGNMSLIRAVEKFDFSRGNKFSTYASWAIMKNFARTIPEEYKRRDRFRTSQDELFVGQADSRPDSLNQEVVQNTLESQVQKILAQLDERERQIIISRFGLDHSQEPLTLKEVGAEMGVTKERVRQIESRALTKARQVAMSEHIELPD